GCGAGTGCTTGTCGCAGCAGGGAGAAAACCCAGACCGGGATTGAAACACGCCATCCCAGCAGACCCGGCCAATAACGTCCGGGTCGCAGCAGGGAGAAAACCCAGACCGGGATTGAAACAGCTTGGCCCGGGGTACGCGCCGGTCGTGGCGTACGTCGCAGCAGGGAGAAAACCCAGACCGGGATTGAAACACTCTCTCGCGCTCTCGGCGGCTCGCAGGGCTCGGGTCGCAGCAGGGAGAAAACCCAGACCGGGATTGAAACGTCGGACATGGTCTGTCTCACATATACAACTATATGGTCGCAGCAGGGAGAAAACCCAGACCGGGATTGAAACTACTCCTTGAACTTCTGAACCTCACTCAGCCCGCTGGTCGCAGCAGGGAGAAAACCCAGACCGGGATTGAAACATCGTCCACCCGTCGGTGGTAAGATGAACCTTACACGTCGCAGCAGGGAGAAAACCCAGACCGGGATTGAAACCGGGAGGGGGACGGGCCGCCCGACGCTCCGCTCAATGGTCGCAGCAGGGAGAAAACCCAGACCGGGATTGAAACATGATCGGTCTGTTACTGTTCGTCGTGCTCGCCCGTCGCAGCAGGGAGAAAACCCAGACCGGGATTGAAACAGAGACGCGCTCGATGACGTCCGCGACGAACTCAAACGGTCGCAGCAGGGAGAAAACCCAGACCGGGATTGAAACGCTGGGATCGCGACGACCTCATCTACGACGCGATGGTCGCAGCAGGGAGAAAACCCAGACCGGGATTGAAACCAGCCCTCGCAGCGGAGCTCGGCGATGACGACCCGGCGGTCGCAGCAGGGAGAAAACCCAGACCGGGATTGAAACTTCTTCGGCGTCGCTGATTCGTTAGCGCTACTGCGGTCGCAGCAGGGAGAAAACCCAGACCGGGATTGAAACCTGCATCGGCCGCGTCGTCGACGATGTCTGACAGCGGTCGCAGCAGGGAGAAAACCCAGACCGGGATTGAAACACGGCGACGGCGGCGATCGTCGGCGGCGTGCTCGCGTCGCAGCAGGGAGAAAACCCAGACCGGGATTGAAACGGGTCTACCATGGAACCACCGAAGTATCAGGGTCGGTCGCAGCAGGGAGAAAACCCAGACCGGGATTGAAACTCATGAGAGAACCACCCCGGATGCGGGGGTGTGTCCGGTCGCAGCAGGGAGAAAACCCAGACCGGGATTGAAACATTCGTGAGCTGCTCGACGATGTCGACGACCTCTCCGGTCGCAGCAGGGAGAAAACCCAGACCGGGATTGAAACAGCTCCCGCTCATCAGCCGCAAAAACAGCAGCAGTCGTCGCAGCAGGGAGAAAACCCAGACCGGGATTGAAACTCCGGGCCGTTCTCTCCCTCGACAATGTCGGCGCGGGTCGCAGCAGGGAGAAAACCCAGACCGGGATTGAAACTAGTAATCAGTCCTGCGCGTACTTGAGAACGGCCTGTCGCAGCAGGGAGAAAACCCAGACCGGGATTGAAACACGGGCAAACCAGGGACGGGCAAGTCAACCCTCGCAAGTCGCAGCAGGGAGAAAACCCAGACCGGGATTGAAACTCGCCGGTCATACACGTAAAAGTCCGAGAACGATTGTCGCAGCAGGGAGAAAACCCAGACCGGGATTGAAACCGTCTCGCGTTGTAGGGTCATGCACACAGTCTGAGGTCGCAGCAGGGAGAAAACCCAGACCGGGATTGAAACCCGCTGGCCGTTAGCGGCCGAGTGGACCGCCCGGGAGTCGCAGCAGGGAGAAAACCCAGACCGGGATTGAAACGTATCGGCCTACAAGCTGGCCCGCATGATCGCTAGCGTCGCAGCAGGGAGAAAACCCAGACCGGGATTGAAACGCTTTGCGTGCTTGTGTGAGTGAAACTGACAGCAAGGTCGCAGCAGGGAGAAAACCCAGACCGGGATTGAAACAGGATGGCGTCGACGCTGACGATGTCGAGACGCCCGGTCGCAGCAGGGAGAAAACCCAGACCGGGATTGAAACGTTTCGGGGATCGTCTCGGTACTGCCGTCCGGGTGGTCGCAGCAGGGAGAAAACCCAGACCGGGATTGAAACGATTTCCCCAGTCCGCCAAGTGACAACTGGCCGCGGTCGCAGCAGGGAGAAAACCCAGACCGGGATTGAAACTACGGACAATCCGCCGGAGGTAATCGAGTATGTAAACGTCGCAGCAGGGAGAAAACCCAGACCGGGATTGAAACGCAGCGGCAAGAGCGGGCTCGCCGGCCGAATCTGGAGTCGCAGCAGGGAGAAAACCCAGACCGGGATTGAAACTCTTCCAGTCGGTCGGCGGTGTCCTGGAAGGTCTCGTCGCAGCAGGGAGAAAACCCAGACCGGGATTGAAACGCCGAGGGGGGACAGAACTCGCTCGACTCGTTCGGGTCGCAGCAGGGAGAAAACCCAGACCGGGATTGAAACCTTGCCGACCCCGATATGTGGGAGTCGGCGGCCGGTCGCAGCAGGGAGAAAACCCAGACCGGGATTGAAACGTCATCACGTAGTCGAGTGCGACAGTCGGCGCGACGCGTCGCAGCAGGGAGAAAACCCAGACCGGGATTGAAACGATGGCGTTCTGCGACATATTATCGCTCGGCGGTTGTCGCAGCAGGGAGAAAACCCAGACCGGGATTGAAACGGCAAGCATACAACGCTATTGAAGGCCGCCCGGTTGTCGCAGCAGGGAGAAAACCCACGACGGGATTGAAACGGCAGATTAGAGTCTTCAGTCTTGGCGTCACTGCCTTGTCGCAGCAGGGAGAAAACCCACGACGGGATTGAAACATGAGTGTGTCAGTCATTGCTGGTGCACCGCGAGGGCGTCGCAGCAGGGAGAAAACCCACGACGGGATTGAAACTTCGAGGCGTTCCAACTGGGCTATTTCGGTTCGAGAGTCGCAGCAGGGAGAAAACCCACGACGGGATTGAAACCGAATGGCGAGTTCCCGGCACAGATCGCATATAACGAGTCGCAGCAGGGAGAAAACCCACGACGGGATTGAAACCTGCACCCGACCGCTCGACTGCTAAAGCTCCGGGTCGCAGCAGGGAGAAAACCCACGACGGGATTGAAACATCGACGCGGTGGGCGACGTGCAGATGAGCGAACTGTCGCAGCAGGGAGAAAACCCACGACGGGATTGAAACGCTGGCCTCGGGGCCTTCGCCATCGCCTACGGCGGGGTCGCAGCAGGGAGAAAACCCACGACGGGATTGAAACGGATTACCGTCTTCAGCATATGCGCACTGGAAGACGACGTCGACCTGTTCGAGTGAGTCGGCGAAACAACTACAGGGACCAATATACAACGTATACGTATGACCACAACCATCCGAGTTTCCGACGACGTCAAAGATCGGCTCGAACGGCTGAAGCGCGACGACGAGACGTTTGACGAGTTGCTCGATCGACTCAGCCGAGATGAAAAGGATATCGAAGCCATCGCTGGCAGTTTCGATCGGCCAGAAGACGAGGGGCTGTCCGAATCCGTCATCCAAACACACGAGGAGCTAAACGAGTCTCTCGAAGATCGAACGGAGCGGTCTGAACAGTGATCGTGCTCGACAGCGACGTTGCGGTGAAATTGCTCCGCGAAGACGATCCGGTGGTGAAATCGCATCTGAGCCAGTACAGCAACGACGCCTGGGCGATCCCGTCGTTGGTCGGCTTCGAGTTCTTCCAGCACTACGAGCGGTTGGATGTCGTTTCTCAGACCCAGCAGCGGCTTCTCAGAGTCTTCGACGAGATCCTTCCATTCACAGACGATGTCGCAGTTGAAGCGTGGCGACTCAACGATCGGCTCCTTTCACAGGATGTTGCACTCGACAAACTCGACCTCCTGAACCTTGCCACCGCCCGCGAAGCCGGCGCGACGTTCGTCACTCACAACAGCAACGACTTCGACAAACCCCCGATCTACCAACTCGTCGATCTCGACGTCATCGTTTCCTGACCTCTGTCCGGTTCTGTGGTCGAAGAACCCCGACAATCCAGACCGAAATTAGCTGAATGCAGGCGCTAAGCCCTCTCCCTCAAGGAGTCGTTCGAGAATCTCCGATTTTCGGACGACACCGCGGTCCGCGCGAGCGGACAAGCAGCGCAGCAGGGAGGGAATACAGCGCCGTCTTCGTTTTTCAGACACCGTGGTTGTTGCAAGCTCACAGGTCTACGTAATGCAAGCATATATTAAGTATCAATCGTATAGTATACATACGGTGAAACGGAAGACAATCACCATCCGAAAAGACCAAGAAGAATGGATTCAGGAGAATCACCTGAACCTCTCCTCGTTCATCCAAGAACAACTGGATGAACGTATCGAAGAACGCGACTTATAGCCCATGAATTACAACTACAGGTATCGCCTCACGCCGACCAAAGCCCAGCGTGAGACGCTGGATTACCACCGCGATACCTGTAGACAGCTTTACAACCACGCCCTGTACCGCTTCAACCAGATTCCCGAAGACGAGGGTACTGTCAAACAGCGTGTCCGCACAATCCGTGACGAAATTCCCGACCTCAAAGA
This window of the Halapricum desulfuricans genome carries:
- a CDS encoding antitoxin VapB family protein; amino-acid sequence: MTTTIRVSDDVKDRLERLKRDDETFDELLDRLSRDEKDIEAIAGSFDRPEDEGLSESVIQTHEELNESLEDRTERSEQ
- a CDS encoding type II toxin-antitoxin system VapC family toxin; this encodes MIVLDSDVAVKLLREDDPVVKSHLSQYSNDAWAIPSLVGFEFFQHYERLDVVSQTQQRLLRVFDEILPFTDDVAVEAWRLNDRLLSQDVALDKLDLLNLATAREAGATFVTHNSNDFDKPPIYQLVDLDVIVS